The genomic segment CGCTGGCGGGGCTGCTGGCGAGCGCCTTCGAATACGCCACGAACCGGCGGGCGAGCTTTCGTCTGTTGGAGGCCGGCGGCGTCACCGCCTTGGCCGCGCTGCCGATGATCGCGGTGGTCGCGCCCTTCATCATCCTACGCAACACCCTGCGGGGTCGGCGCATCGAGCGCCGGCCGATCCCCTTCGTGATGATCGCGACGATGATCGCCTGCGGCTGGAGCCTGCTCTCGGGCCAGATCGCCCTCGGCATGGCCCATCGGCTGGCGGGGCTGTAGCCAGGCGCCTTCTACTGCCGCACCCACATCACGCGGGCCATCCAGGCGACCTCCGCGAGCGGCACCGCCCGATCCTCGTGGTCGGGGTTGAGTGAGGCGAGTTCGATGGTGCGGGCGGTGCGGCGGCGCAATTCCTTGGCCAGCACCTCACCGTTGTTGAGCCGTGCCACGATCCGGTCGCCCTTGCGGATGCTGGCATTCGGGGCAACGATCAGCACGTCGCCGTCGCGATAGAGCGGCAGCATCGAATCGCCCTGAACCTCCAGCGCGAAGGCGCGGTCCCCGCCGAGATCGGGAAACTCGATCTCGTCCCAACCGGGGCCGCCGGTCGGAATCCCCTCCTCGTTGAACAGACGGCCGGAGCCGGCCTGGGTCAGGCCGATCAGCGGCACCATCGTCCGAGTCGGACCCTGCCCGGAATCGACCAAGTGCAGGAAGTCGTCGAGGCTGGCGCCGGTGGCGGCGAGCACCTTCGCGATCGATTCGGTCGAGGGCCAGCGCTTGCGCCCATCGGGCCCGACCCGCTTCGAGCGGTTGAAACTCGTGGCATCGAGACCCGCACGCCGGGCGAGCCCCGACGCGGAGAAGCCGTGGCGCTCGGCCAACCGGTCGATCGCAGTCCAGATCTGCTCGTGCGACAGCATGGTGGCCTCAGACCGGCGCGTGTGCCGTTGAGACATACGGCCTACAGTTAGGAAACTAGAACCCGCTGACCCCGGACGCAATCGGAGCATCCGGAGAAGCGAGTGTCGCATCTGAACGGCAAGCGGTGAAGGCGTGGCACCCCGTATCCGGTATCATCCCGCATCGGTTGCCGTCGGCCAGCGCGCGTTCTATCGCTCCGGAAGATTGACCCCCCGGAGACCGGATGGCCCTCGTCTACAAGATCTGTCCGCGCGGCCTCTGGCGGGAGGCCGAGGCGCTCGGCCGCTTCACGGGCGCACCCGTCGATCACGCCGACGGCTTCATCCACTTCTCCACCGCGGAGCAGGTCGCCGAGACCGCCGCCCGCCACTTTTCCGGGCAGGACGATCTGCTGCTCGTGGCGATCGAGGGCGACGACCTCGGGTCGGCTCTGCGGTTCGAGCCGTCGCGGGGGGGCGCGCTGTTCCCGCACCTCTACGGCGACCTCCCCTTGAGAGCCGTGCGCTCCGTGACCGACATGCCCCTCGGGCCGGAGGGGCGGCACGTGTTCCCGGCGGAGATCCCGCAGGCATGATCGACGCGCTCTTCCCCCTCGCCCGGCCGCTGCTGCACGGGCTCGACGCCGAGACGGCGCACGACGTGACGATTCGCGGCCTGTCGCTGCTGCCGCCGCGGCGTCCGCCGGCCGACGACGCGTCCCTCGCCGTCGAGTTGTTCGGGCAGAGCTTTCCCAATCCGGTCGGCCTCGCCGCCGGATTCGACAAAGGGCGCGCGGGTGGCCGACGCGCTGCTCGGCCTCGGTTTCGGCTTCGTCGAGGTCGGCGGAGTCGTGCCGCAGCCCCAGCCCGGCAATCCACGCCCGCGGGTGTTCCGCCTCCCCCGCGACCGGGCGGTGATCAACCGCTTCGGCCTCAACAGCGAGGGGCTCGACGCGGTGGCCGACCGGCTCAAGGCCCGCGCCGGCCGCGAGGGGATCGTCGGCGTCAACATCGGCGCCAACAAGGAATCGGCGGACCGCCTCGCCGACTACGTCGCCTGCACCGCGCGGCTCGCCCCGCATGTCGCCTTCAT from the Methylorubrum extorquens genome contains:
- a CDS encoding conserved protein of unknown function (DUF952) (Evidence 4 : Unknown function but conserved in other organisms) — translated: MALVYKICPRGLWREAEALGRFTGAPVDHADGFIHFSTAEQVAETAARHFSGQDDLLLVAIEGDDLGSALRFEPSRGGALFPHLYGDLPLRAVRSVTDMPLGPEGRHVFPAEIPQA
- a CDS encoding conserved protein of unknown function; putative membrane protein (Evidence 4 : Unknown function but conserved in other organisms; Product type m : membrane component), producing the protein MTVSPSSVESIQALIVGLALAGLLASAFEYATNRRASFRLLEAGGVTALAALPMIAVVAPFIILRNTLRGRRIERRPIPFVMIATMIACGWSLLSGQIALGMAHRLAGL
- a CDS encoding putative LexA/Signal peptidase (Evidence 3 : Putative function from multiple computational evidences; Product type r : regulator), translated to MLSHEQIWTAIDRLAERHGFSASGLARRAGLDATSFNRSKRVGPDGRKRWPSTESIAKVLAATGASLDDFLHLVDSGQGPTRTMVPLIGLTQAGSGRLFNEEGIPTGGPGWDEIEFPDLGGDRAFALEVQGDSMLPLYRDGDVLIVAPNASIRKGDRIVARLNNGEVLAKELRRRTARTIELASLNPDHEDRAVPLAEVAWMARVMWVRQ